ACTCATTGGCGACCGTTGCCTGATACAATATCCGTGAATAAAAAGCGGAGCTCCATTGATTCGACGCTGTCCAGCTCATTTTGTGAAGATCGGGCAGCCCCGGGTCTCCCCATCCTACGATTGCCTCGTCGGTAGGGAATTCCTGCAGGTACCAATACACCCGCATGTAGCCCTGGGAGCCTCCGTCGTAATTTTTAAGATCTACATCGTCGTCTTTTGGCTTAATGCCCGATACCGCAAGCCCCGCATATAATTTCGCAAGTATCTGCTTGTAACTGGCCGGGTCCTGGTATACAAGTTCGGAAACTTCCCCCACGTATGGCTTGGTATCCAGGTCTTTGCAGGAGTTCAACGCCAGCAATGCCGTACCCGCGTAAAAAGCTGATTTGATTATATTTTTCACGATTTTCTGATTTAGAAGTTTAAGTTCAGCCCCAATGAATAGGTGCGCGGACGCGGATACACCTGCTTGTCGATACCTGTTGCGATCTCCGGATCAAGGCCTTTGTATTTGGTAATGACAAACACGTTTTGTGCTACCAGGCTCAATTGCGCTCTTATCTTCTTGTTTTTAAAGAGGTTATCCAGATTATAACCCAGGTTAATGTTATCCATACGAAGGAAAGAGGCGTTCTGAACATAGTAATCGGACAGAATGGACTGGTCTGTACGGGATTTAAAACCGGTTTCCAGCACATTGGCTGAGAGATTGTTGATATAATTACCGGTACCCGTCAGATTCTGGTAAGTCCCGCGATTGGAATACACATTATTGTAAGCATAGTTGCCCACGTTCGACCGCATCACAAAACCAATGCTCGCTTTTTTGTAGGCAAGCTGAGAGCTGAAACCCAGAAAATAGTTCGGAGCGGCAGCCTGGTAGCGATAACGGTCCAGCTCGGTGATCACGCCATCGCCGTTCAGATCTTCAAAGGCACCTTCTACCGGCGTGCCGTTTTCGTTGTAAACCTGCTTGTAGACGAAGAATGCATTAGGTTCAAAACCAGTTGAATGCACTTGTCCGTAGTTACCGGTTCCACCTTCCACACTTTCTACCAAAACACCCACATAAGTTGGGTTATTGACTTTGGTAAGGGCTGTGATCTTTCTTTTATTGTAGGTAAAATTGGCGCTGACATCCCAGGTCAGGAATTCGGTTGACACCGGGGTATAGTTCAAAACCACCTCTACACCTTTGTTTTCAAGGCTTCCGACATTGGTTGTCACTTTATTGCTAAAATTAGAACCAGCCGCAACGTCAATTTCATTGATCAGATCGGTCGTTTTTTTGAGGTAAAAATCGATACTACCCGATATCCGCGCTTTGCTCAACCCGAAATCAAGACCGATGTTGCTCGACGCCGTCTGCTCCCATTTAATGTCAGGATCGTAGGCATTGGGGCGGAGCACGCTTACAAATGTGTTGCCCAGCTGGTACTTGATACCCTGGCCGGGAGTGTATGCGTTCAGGTAAGGATAATCACCTGTCGAAAGGTCCTGCTGCCCGGTGATCCCCCAGCCTGCACGTAGTTTCAGATCTGAGAAAATATCGTCCCTGACAAACTCTTTGTTGATTTTCCAGGCCAGCGCCACCGACGGGAATGTTCCCCAGCGATTCTGTTTGGCAAAACGCGAAGAACCGTCACGGCGTACCGTTACTGTCGCCAGGTACTTGTCATTGAGCACATAATTGACCCTACCGAAGTAAGACAGCAATGCATAATCAGTTTTGAAATAAGATTTAATGGCAGGAACGTCCGGGGCTCCGTAGGTCGTCCCATTTTTATTTTCTCTTACAAAACCCTGATTTTCAACACCGGCCATTACATTAATGCTTTGAATCCCTACCTGTTTCACATAATTGAGGTAAAACTGGTTGGTGAAATTCTTGCGGGACTGGGTATAGTAGCCTGTCGAACCGTTGTTGGTAAACGAGCTGGCTGACACGAGCGGCGAAGCATATTCGTCCCCATCCGTATCGGATTGGTCTACTCCAATGTTCCAGTTAGCACGGAGATCGGGCAGAAAATGGAATTTGTAGTCGAACTGCACATTGGCGATAACCCGTTTAAGAACCGCTTCATTACCTTTCAGATCGAGCAAAGCCAGCGGATTGGAAGGAGCTTGTGACTCAATATTCCCTTGCGGGTTAAGCCATTGAAAATAGCCGCCGAATTTTTCGTTTTCGGTGCGAACAGGCTGCGTAGGATCAAAACCGATCGCACTGCCAATCGCACCTTCGTCTGCAAAATTGCTCTTGGTCGACGATGCTTTTACATTGATATCAATCTTCAAATGGTCTTTGAACAACATGGGCGTAAGGCCCAGCGAACCGGAAGTACGCGACATATCGGAGGTTTTCAGCACCCCGTTTTGTTTGGTATACTCCACTGAAACCCGGTAAGGAATGCTTTTCAGGGCACCCGTTAGGCTGAGATTGTTGCCTGTGCTGTATGCAGTGCGGTAGATCTGATCCTGCCAGTCGGTACTGGAAGTTCCCAGAAGTTGCTTTTGCGCATCGGTACCATAGGTTCCCACGGCTGTTTTGAACTCCTCCGGCGACAGCACGTCCACCTTTTTCGCGATGGTGCTGGCAGAAAACAATGTGCCAAAATTAACCCGAAGCTTATCCTTTTTGTTTCCCTTTTTGGTAGTAATGATGATGACACCATTGGCTGCGCGGGAGCCATATATTGCTGCCGCCGAAGCATCCTTCAGTACATTGAATGATTCGATATCGTTGGGATTGATGAAGCTCAGCGCATTCGCCGCACCTTTGATGTCGCTGTTATCCAGCGGAATACCATCTACTACAATAAGAGGATCGTTGTTCGCGCTCAATGAAGACCCGCCACGGATACGGATGCGGCTGCCTGAGCCCGGCGCCCCACCATTGGAAGTGATCTGCACACCGGCAAGCTTTCCGGCGATCAGCTGATCGGGCGTCACGACGTTACCCTTTACAAAGTCCTGGGAGCTGATGGAAGTGATCGCACCGGTAAGGTCCTGCCGCTTTTGAGTTCCGTAACCGACTACTACCACTTCCTGCAACACTTTGGAATCGCTTGCCAGTTTCACATCCAGATTGGTTTGATTGCCCACCTGAATTTCCTGCGTGAGCATACCCACAAAACTGAATACCAGAACTGATTCCGGAGAAACGCCATTCAATGTAAAGCGACCATCCATGCCAGTCTGCGTTCCATTCCCGCTCCCTTTTACCAGCACCGTCACACCCGGTATGAGTGAACCGTCGCTTCCGTCTTTCACAGTCCCCGTGACCTGGCTTTGAGCGATAGCGATCTGCCCCGTCAATACCAGCATCAGCACCCATGCAATCTTCGGTTTTGTCCAACCGGCAGACCAGAATTTCCTGCCGGGAAGTTTGTAGATTTCTAACATTACTTTGCGAACTTTTAGATTAAAATTTGGTCAGGTATCATTTTGCTTCACACTTTTATTAAAAATGTTCTTGCAAAAGTACCAGTCAAATAACCCCTTGTCGCGCCACTTTATAAATCCAGCCAGAATTTTTATGATTATCGGCAGCAGAATATAAGTATTTGATTCATAAATATTTGGACAAAAAAAAAGGTGTCCACTTTATAATGTGGCACCTCATTTTTATTGAAAATTATAGGAAAGCAGAAAATTAATCCTCTAATCTGGACTCAAAAAAGTACTCCCTCGGGGTACTCCCGGTCATCTTTTTGAAGGCCCTGTTGAAAGCAGTTTTGGAATTAAAACCTACCTCAAAAGCAATGGCGAGCATCGTGAAATGTTTGTTCTTCGGGTCTTCAAAACGTTCTTTAAAATCCTCGATCCGGTAGGAGTTCACAAAGTCGAAGAAGTTCTTTTCATACGCTTCATTGATCACTTTTGAAAGCAAATGCGGAGAGATTTTCAGTTTGGCGGCAAGGTTACCGAGCGTCAGCCCGGGGTTGTGATGTGGCTTGCTCTTTTGCATGTAAGTACCGATCTTCTCTTTCCATTCCTGCAAATGCTGGTCGGAGATATCGGGCGCCTTTTCACTTTCCGGTACTGTCAACCCGTTGGTTTCAGAGGGTACCGTTTCTTCTGTATTAAAAAACGGGACGATCTGGTCATTTGCGATCTTGAAAATCTCGGGCTGATGAATGGCAAAGTAGCCCAGAAAATAAGGGATCAGCGAAAAAACAAACCAGATAAAATCAACACTTCTGCTGGTAATGTAGCCAGTCTCGAAAGGAAAAATCTGGCCGGCTGCGGACAAAACGCCCGAAAAGAGCCAGAATACCAGACATATGGCCTGGATGACCAGTACAGTAGACAAGTATTGCAGGTTTTGTTCGTCGGAAGCGAGCGTAGTGTACTGGCGCTTGTAGGTGAAAATCATTTTCCTGCATTGAAACCAATACCAGGTATTCGTCCCGAGGGCAATGATGCCCGTGATGATGTACAGAGTTTGCAGATCAGGTGAATGGTTCACGATTTTCAGTTGCAGCACCTTCTTCTCAGACAGGAAAAACGGCATGTATGCCAGCAGTTGTCCTAATGGAAGCAGAAAGTGAAGCCACCATTTATCAGGGAATGTAGGGGTTTTGAAGAGCAGTTTCCGAATATAGAAGAAGAACAGCGGTGCGTAAAGGAACGCGGCAAAGTCCGGTATAAGGAGCAATTTGGTATATGTCTGCGCCACATCCCTATAGTCGCTTACCACCCTGATCCCCACCATTACCGCGATAAAAGCAATGGATATCACAAGCCACAGGTTGGCCTTTCTGTTGTAGTCCTGGATGCTCGGAATGGCTACAATGAGCAGCAGACATTGAAATGCCGAAAATAGCAGCAGCAAGTCATAAAGGGAGAAAAAATTGAATGTGCCGGACAGGTCTTCCCAGCTGATGATTTCAACGGGTATGTTGTCGATCTTATTGACGGTACTTCTAAAAAGAACGCGATTGGGCCGCGCTTTACCATTTTCCTGCCCTTCCACATTTTGCCAGTCGCCTCTTGTAAACTTGTATTCGAACTGTTCAAGATCCGAAACAACTGCTATTCTGAATGTATTATCGGCTTGCTTTTGCAGTCGGTAACTTTCGTCAGAAGGATTCCAGTTGTTGAAATTGCCGGTAATGTACAGCACGGCATCTTTGGGCGTATTGGCAGGAAGCTTGTTGACTACAAAACGGTAAGTAGGTTTAGCTTCCCAACCCTGGATCGTGTCCCGGACGACCTTGGGATTAGCCGCTGAACTCTTGTTGTAACTACGGTCAGGCCTGCTGGTCCGGTCGGCATTACCTTCTACAAGCCCCCAGCTACCTTGTGTAAACTTGTATTTGAACTGGGTCAACGAGTCGGGAAGATTGATA
The genomic region above belongs to Dyadobacter pollutisoli and contains:
- a CDS encoding SusC/RagA family TonB-linked outer membrane protein codes for the protein MLEIYKLPGRKFWSAGWTKPKIAWVLMLVLTGQIAIAQSQVTGTVKDGSDGSLIPGVTVLVKGSGNGTQTGMDGRFTLNGVSPESVLVFSFVGMLTQEIQVGNQTNLDVKLASDSKVLQEVVVVGYGTQKRQDLTGAITSISSQDFVKGNVVTPDQLIAGKLAGVQITSNGGAPGSGSRIRIRGGSSLSANNDPLIVVDGIPLDNSDIKGAANALSFINPNDIESFNVLKDASAAAIYGSRAANGVIIITTKKGNKKDKLRVNFGTLFSASTIAKKVDVLSPEEFKTAVGTYGTDAQKQLLGTSSTDWQDQIYRTAYSTGNNLSLTGALKSIPYRVSVEYTKQNGVLKTSDMSRTSGSLGLTPMLFKDHLKIDINVKASSTKSNFADEGAIGSAIGFDPTQPVRTENEKFGGYFQWLNPQGNIESQAPSNPLALLDLKGNEAVLKRVIANVQFDYKFHFLPDLRANWNIGVDQSDTDGDEYASPLVSASSFTNNGSTGYYTQSRKNFTNQFYLNYVKQVGIQSINVMAGVENQGFVRENKNGTTYGAPDVPAIKSYFKTDYALLSYFGRVNYVLNDKYLATVTVRRDGSSRFAKQNRWGTFPSVALAWKINKEFVRDDIFSDLKLRAGWGITGQQDLSTGDYPYLNAYTPGQGIKYQLGNTFVSVLRPNAYDPDIKWEQTASSNIGLDFGLSKARISGSIDFYLKKTTDLINEIDVAAGSNFSNKVTTNVGSLENKGVEVVLNYTPVSTEFLTWDVSANFTYNKRKITALTKVNNPTYVGVLVESVEGGTGNYGQVHSTGFEPNAFFVYKQVYNENGTPVEGAFEDLNGDGVITELDRYRYQAAAPNYFLGFSSQLAYKKASIGFVMRSNVGNYAYNNVYSNRGTYQNLTGTGNYINNLSANVLETGFKSRTDQSILSDYYVQNASFLRMDNINLGYNLDNLFKNKKIRAQLSLVAQNVFVITKYKGLDPEIATGIDKQVYPRPRTYSLGLNLNF
- a CDS encoding helix-turn-helix domain-containing protein, which gives rise to MRSQAFIKPGKFYLLIFCFLMVCEAAVAQIRVEVVRVAPFITANTRIFLACDCNHWEPGGLSYELIRQENGVYFINLPDSLTQFKYKFTQGSWGLVEGNADRTSRPDRSYNKSSAANPKVVRDTIQGWEAKPTYRFVVNKLPANTPKDAVLYITGNFNNWNPSDESYRLQKQADNTFRIAVVSDLEQFEYKFTRGDWQNVEGQENGKARPNRVLFRSTVNKIDNIPVEIISWEDLSGTFNFFSLYDLLLLFSAFQCLLLIVAIPSIQDYNRKANLWLVISIAFIAVMVGIRVVSDYRDVAQTYTKLLLIPDFAAFLYAPLFFFYIRKLLFKTPTFPDKWWLHFLLPLGQLLAYMPFFLSEKKVLQLKIVNHSPDLQTLYIITGIIALGTNTWYWFQCRKMIFTYKRQYTTLASDEQNLQYLSTVLVIQAICLVFWLFSGVLSAAGQIFPFETGYITSRSVDFIWFVFSLIPYFLGYFAIHQPEIFKIANDQIVPFFNTEETVPSETNGLTVPESEKAPDISDQHLQEWKEKIGTYMQKSKPHHNPGLTLGNLAAKLKISPHLLSKVINEAYEKNFFDFVNSYRIEDFKERFEDPKNKHFTMLAIAFEVGFNSKTAFNRAFKKMTGSTPREYFFESRLED